The Sporosarcina ureae genome includes a region encoding these proteins:
- a CDS encoding HNH endonuclease yields the protein MLTFRKIPANNPIFIQTREKHRESLMLFHEYAEYLSLLSDRMNKSTSGKATSYVNYLVRLIILFEDNFPTAIHSLLSFDTLRKLEVVVTDDQFKQYNTAESNFPNAAFKCYLSFTNHYTVSLDDIGDIYTVENSIHTDDGYSISEHPVLRENQVEYRNFSNYPRSIAESLEAKKRSDWKCEADTNHQTFISQVNKEFYVEAHHLVPMAAQSQFQYTLDFADNIVCLCPNCHRKIHHAIDREKRELVGTLYERREDRLQRRGIEVEFRQLLRYYGVI from the coding sequence ATGCTAACATTTAGGAAAATCCCTGCGAATAATCCAATATTCATTCAAACTCGTGAAAAACATCGAGAATCTCTCATGCTTTTTCACGAATATGCAGAATATTTATCTTTACTTTCCGATAGAATGAATAAATCCACTAGTGGAAAAGCAACTTCTTATGTAAATTACCTAGTGCGTCTAATCATTCTTTTTGAAGACAATTTTCCTACAGCCATTCATAGCCTCCTATCGTTCGATACACTAAGAAAACTTGAAGTTGTAGTCACTGATGATCAATTCAAACAATACAACACTGCGGAAAGTAATTTCCCGAACGCTGCTTTCAAATGTTATTTGTCATTTACCAATCATTATACGGTCTCACTCGATGACATAGGAGATATTTATACTGTTGAAAACTCTATACATACCGATGATGGTTATTCCATCTCTGAACACCCTGTGCTAAGAGAAAATCAAGTAGAGTACAGAAACTTCTCTAATTATCCGAGAAGCATCGCAGAAAGCTTGGAAGCGAAAAAACGTAGTGACTGGAAATGCGAAGCCGACACCAACCATCAAACATTTATTAGCCAAGTTAATAAAGAATTCTACGTTGAAGCACATCATCTTGTTCCTATGGCAGCTCAGAGTCAGTTTCAATATACTTTGGACTTTGCGGACAATATTGTCTGTCTCTGTCCAAATTGTCACCGGAAAATCCACCACGCGATTGATCGGGAGAAGAGAGAATTAGTCGGAACGCTGTATGAAAGACGGGAAGATCGTTTACAAAGACGTGGTATTG